The Imtechella halotolerans DNA window ATAATTGAAGTATACTCAAGAGTAAGTGAATTGGTAGCGGATATTCGTAAAAATCCTAGGCCCATTCTATTGGAATTTAAAACTTTCCGCATGCGTGGTCACGAAGAGGCGAGTGGTACAAAATACGTGCCTCAGGAATTGATGGACGCTTGGGCTTTAAAAGACCCTTTAAGAAATTATCAAGAATTTCTACTAAAAGAAGGGATCCTATCCGAGTCCTACGATTTGGAACTTCATGAACAAATCAAAGCTGAAATTGATACTCATTTACAACTTGCGTTTGAAGAAGAGGCTATTGATGCACATGAAAGTAACGAATTAAATGATGTATACCATCCTTTTAATTACGAAGAATTTACGGCTGATTCAGAAAAAGAAAATATTCGACTAATTGATGCCATTTCACAAGGCCTACGTCAATCTATGAAGCGTCATGAAAACTTGGTGATCATGGGGCAAGATATTGCTCAGTATGGTGGTGTTTTCAAAATAACGGAGGGATTTGTTTCCCAATTCGGCAACGACAGGGTTCGCAATACACCTATTTGTGAATCAGGAATTGTATCCACAGCGATGGGATTATCTATAAATGGTATGAAAGCTGTGGTTGAAATGCAATTTGCAGATTTTGTTTCTTCAGGATTTAACCCTATTGTAAATTACTTGGCTAAAATCCATTATCGCTGGAATGAGAAAGCGGATGTTGTAGTACGCATGCCTTGTGGAGCTGGGGTGCAAGCAGGACCTTTTCATTCACAGACAAATGAAGCTTGGTTTACAAAGACTCCAGGTCTTAAAGTGGTGTATCCAGCCTTTCCTTATGATGCTAAAGGATTATTAGCTACTTCAATAAATGATCCTAATCCCGTGCTATTTTTTGAGCACAAGGCTTTATATAGAAGTATTTATCAGGAAGTACCTAAAGACTATTATACCTTACCTTTAGGGAAGGCTGCTTTACTATCAGAGGGTAATCAAATAACTATTATCACCTATGGAGCTGGAGTTCATTGGGCTCTAGATACACTAAAGAAATTTCAAGATATAAAGGCCGATTTGATTGATCTTAGGACATTGCAACCTCTTGACACAGAAACTGTTTTTACTTCTGTACGAAAAACAGGTAAAGCTATTATTTTGCATGAAGACAGTTTATTTGGAGGAATAGGAAGTGATCTATCTGCACTTATTATGGAACAGTGTTTTGAACATTTAGATGGACCAGTGATTCGTGTTGGAAGCTTGGAAACTCCCATACCTTTTACTAAAAATCTGGAAGACCAATACCTGCCAAAGCATCGATTTGAAACTGCACTGCAAAAATTAATGAATTACTAATGTTTTCGACATAGATTCCTAAGGAAACTGATAGTTATCATAATAAAAGCGCATTTTTTTGGGTATCTTTAATACATCATCTAAGGTCTCATTAATTGCAATTTTATTATGAAACGTATTTTATTACCCACCGATTTCTCTGAAAACTCATGGAATGCCATTCAATACGCCATGGAGTTATATAAAGAAGATGTATGTACATTCTACCTTTTGAATGCGTATACACCTATGCTTATTGAGCCAGTGAATCCTATGGGTTCAACAGCGGTAACTAAAGCCATGTTAGATGTAGTGCAAAAAAATGCAGAAGAAGGATTGGCCAATATGCTGAAAAGAATTCAAGAGACCTATGTAAATACAAAGCATCATTTTGAAACCATATGTACGTATGAATTCTTTTTGAATGCTGTTATTGAAGCACTTAAAAAGTATGAGATTTCACTTATAGTGATGGGAACCAAAGGTGCAAGTGGTCTTAAGGAAGTCTTTATTGGAAGTAATACAGCAGCTGTCATGGCAAAAACTCATTGTACTGTTTTGGTTATTCCAGAACATGCTGTATATACACCTCCTAGAGAGATAGCTTTTGTAACTGATTATGATCATTATTATGAAAGTGAAGAGATTTATGAATTATTTCATATCGTATTAAAGAATGATTCCACATTGAGTGTAATGCATTCATTAGATGCTTATGAAGAATTAAACGAAGAGCAAAAAGAAATCAAGCTGTTTTTAGGGAAAGTCCTCAAGGATATACGTCATGACTTCTACACCCTTACTAACGTGTCACTTTTAATGGCTACTAGACTTTTTATTGAAAGTAGAAAGATTGATATGCTTTGTATGACAGCTAAGCAACATAACTTCTTTGAGCGCATTTTTGGTAAACCAAGAGTAGAGGAGATTAGTTTTTATATTAAAATACCATTTTTAGTATTAAATGAGGTAAAAAAATAAGATTCCTTAGTTTCGTACCTCACATATATTATAGTTATGTTAAAGGTTTTCTAAAAAAAATGCAAAAAAGTATTTTTGAAGAAACTAAACCATAACTATGAAAAAAATTCTCATCACCTTGGCTTTGAGTGTATTGCTTTATCCGCCAACGCTTGAAGCTCAAAACAAATCTAAAAAATCAAAAAAACAACCTGAACTTACTACACAGGCACCTAAAAAACAATCAAAATTTAAGACATATCGAGAAGTTATACCTTCTAATGCAGTGACCGATCAAGGACTTTTTAAGGTACATAAGGTGGATGCTAAGTATTATTTTGAAGTTCCGAATTCTTTGCTAAACAAAGATATGCTGCTAGTGAGTAGATACGCTAAACTCCCTGCTGATCTTGGAGGAGGATATGTAAATGCAGGCTCAAAAACAAATGAACAGTTAATTGTATGGGAACGATTTCAAGATAAAATACTCATTAAAGTAAAGAATTATTCTGCTGTATCAAATGATTCACTACCGATCCATCTTTCAGTTAAATCTAATAATTATGAGCCTACACTATTTGCGTTTGATATCGCCACATTTTCTCCAGATTCAAGTGCTACGGTGATTGATGTTACCAAATTTTACGGTACAGATGTTAAGGCCATAAGTGGACTTTCTGCCTCCATGCGAACTACCTATAAAGTGAGAAACTTGGATGATTCCCGCAGTTTTATTACATCAATGAAAAGCTTTCCACAAAATATTGAAGTAATACAAGATTTCACTTTTAATGCGACCAGTCCTCCAAGTAATGCAGATACTGAGACAATAAGCATCCAAATGAATCAATCCATGATTCTTTTACCTGAAAATCCAATGACCCCCCGTTTTTATGACCCCCGCGTTGGATGGTTTACAGTAAGCCATTTTGATTATGGAAGTGAAGAACTAAAAAGCGATCAAAAAACTTTCATTCGCCGTTGGAGACTTGAACCTAAAGATCCTGAGGCATATGCTAGAGGCGAATTAGTAGAGCCAATAAAGCCGATTGTCTATTATTTAGACCCAGCGACACCGCATAAATTGAGAAAGTATATCAAACAAGGAATAGAAGATTGGCAAAAACCATTTGAAACTGCTGGCTTTAAAAATGCAATTATAGCCAAAGATCCTCCTACGAAAGAAGAAGACCCGGATTTTAGCCCAGAAGACATTCGTTACTCTGTTGTGCGCTATGTTGCCAGTACCACTCGTAATGCAATGGGACCAAGTGTATCTGACCCTCGAACAGGGGAAATTATTGAAAGTGATATTATATGGTATCACAATCATTTAAGGTCTTACAGAAACAGATATATGTTAGAGACTGGGGCAGCCAATCCTTCGGCACGCACTTTACAAACTTCAGACGAAGAAATAGGGGAAATGATGCGTATGGTAATTGCCCATGAAGTAGGCCATGCCTTAGGGTTTCCTCACAATATGGCAGGTAGCTTTGCATACCCAGTTGATTCATATAGAAATGGGGAGTTTACGCAAGAATTTGGTATTGCAGCAAGTATAATGGATTATGCCCGTTATAACTACATTGCACAACCAGGAGACAAAAATATCCGTTTTATACGTCAAATGGGACCCTATGATCACTATGCAACGAATTGGGGATACAGAATTATTCCTAACGCTAAATCACCAGAGGAAGAGCTTAAAACCCTTGACAAATGGATTGTTGAAAAGGCAAATGACCCTAAATATCGTTTTGGGGGATCTTCAAGGTTTGACCCATCTTCTCAAACAGAATCTATTGGAAATGATCCAGTAATGGCTAGCACATATGGATTAAAAAACCTTAAATATGTAGCTGAAAATCTTCCTAAATGGACCTCCGACGTGACAAATAACTATGATGATTTAGATGAGTTATATGGTGAATTATTGAGTGTGTATGGAAGATTTGTTGGACATGTAGTGACTAATATCGGAGGTGTTTATTCGATTACTAAGACTCCATCTCAAGGTGGACTTGTGTATACTCCTGTAGATAAAGAAGTTCAAAAGAAGTCAATGCAGTGGTTACACAGTAATGCATTCACCACTCCTGATTGGCTAATTTCAAACGAAATACTTCAAAACATTGATGCTGCGGGATATACAGAGACCATTAGAAATTTACAATCACGTCCTTTAAATTCAATATTAAATTTCGAAACTATTGGAAGACTTATTGATGCTGAAGCACTAACTACTAATAGTTATAAAGCAATGGAAATGCTTAGTGATGTTAGAAAAGGAATATGGAAAGAGGCAATGCAATCACAAAAGGTTGACGTATATAGAAGAAACTTACAACGTGCCTACATTGACCGAATGGGATATCTTATGACTGCAGAGCTTTCACAAGGAAGGGGAGTACAGTACTATTACAATGTAAATCAATCTGATGTAAGAGCTTTAGTTCGTGCAGAACTCAAAGCGCTACAGCGTCAATTAACCACAGCGAAGGGGCAGACCGCTGACACGCTTACAAAGTATCATTACGAAGATTGTATTGAAAGAATCAATCAACTATTAGAACCTAAATAATAGAAAAGGAGCTTAATAGCTCCTTTTTTTATACGTATTGTTTCAGTAATTTAACCAAATCATTCGTTTGTACCACACCAGATTGTCTCCACAATTGCTTACCATCCTTGAATATCATCAAAGTAGGAACCCCTCTAACTTGATATTGGGAAGCCAATGCTTGATTTTTATCTACATCTATTTTAAGTATAGATACAGAATCTCCTAGGGTTGCCTTGGTCTCTTGAAGAATAGGGGACATCATTTTACATGGTCCGCACCATTCAGCATAAAAATCTATAAGCACTGGTTTATTGCTCTGTATCAATGATTGAAAATTGCTCATTTTATTCATTATTAATTAGTTGCAAACTTATTGAAAATCGATCTAAAAATCTGTAACCTAAGTTACGATAGAGCAGTGATTAATTGTCGAAAAAAATGTATTTTTAAGGATTGAAAATCAATAACCATTATTGCTCTCTGTAAGAAGACAAACACATGAAAACCATTTTATTACCAACTGATTTTTCGGAAAACTCATGGAATGCAATCGTATATGCATTGGAAATGCATAAAGACGAACCTTGCCACTTTTTTGTTTTCAATTCATATGCTCCGCATATGTCAGCTCCAAGTACAGCGGTATCATCAGCACGTGCTTCTGAGGTTATTCAGGAAATTGCCAAAAAGGAGTCAGCTCAGGGGCTGGAAACCATCATGAAAAGAATAAAGGAATACGATACGAATCCAACTCATACCTTTGAAATCATATCTAGTTATGATTATATCGTATCTTCAATAATTTCAGCCATTGAGAAATACAAAGTAGATATGGTTGTGATGGGAACCAAAGGAGCAAGTGGGTTAAAAGAAGTGATGATTGGTAGTACAACGGCCAACATTATTGAAAAAGTAAAGTGTCCCGTAATCGCAGTACCTGAAAACGCTGTTTTTAAAGGACTAAATGAAATAGCTTTTGCCACAGACTTTTCATTTTACTACAATGAAGATAATATAAATCTAATTAAATACTACGCTAAAAAACAAGAAGCTACTATACGAGTTGTGCATGTTTTAACTGCAAGTAAACTTAGTCCTGAAAAAGAAAAGGTGAGGGAATATCTGGATGGTTTATTAAATGGGGTACCTAAACATTATCATTATCTAACAGATGTCTCAGTTGATGTAGGAATGAGAGTTTTTTCGCAAAGTAGAGAAATCGATTTATTGTGTATGGTAAACAAACAACGTTCATTTTTTGAAAGACTGTTTCTTAAATCTAGTATAGGTGAAGTAAGTTTTCATACACAAACACCGTTATTAGTGCTACACAAAAAGAATAATTAAAAAAGAAAAAGCGGTTAATAACCGCTTTTTATATATACTTATAGTAATATTATGTCAAATAGACTAGGCTTTTAAATACCTGCGATCCATCCAAAATGTACCAAATGGAATTATGGAACACGCTAAAATAATGGCCAATGTCTTGTTGTTCCAATTATTTTGTTTTTGAAGGCTAAAAGCCATCATAACATAAAGTACAAACAAAACACCATGGGCCATACCAATAAATTTGTTAGGCGCTGGATTTTCAAAATAATACTTTAAAGGCATAGTTACGCCAAGAATTAGTAAAAAGGAAATTCCTTCAAGAATACTGATAATACGGAAATTGCTATTATTCATAGATAGAGAATTAAGAGTAGGGCAAAAATACAATTAACACCTATACTATAAAGGAATGGGAATTGTTAAAATAGGTTAATTAACAGCTTTCAAAAAAACCTATTTTACATAATGTAAATTATAGTTCATTTATAATATTTCAATACTTTGTTGGATTAACTAATTAAAGAATCGTTACCATACAACACTATATGAAAAGAAAGAAATATGACGAACTACTTCATTGTAATAACTTCTCCATAATTCGCGTATACGGTTAATCCATCAACAAAAAAAAATATACGCGATTCTCAGCGATTAGGATTTTATTCTTCTATAGGTGTCATTCTACCTGTATACCTTATCGATAAGCGTTGAGAACTTAAAACTGTGATATAAGCAGTATTATTCGGAAACAAATCTATACGTACCTGGTAATTTTCTGTTGGATTTTCTTTATCACGAGCTGAAAACTGTAGTTGATAACTATCCTTTTTACCTGGTGTATATTGAACTTTCTCAGCTTTTCCTTCAATTTCTATACCATTGCCTGAACCGTATTGTCCTCCCATTTGTCGCTCACCAAAATAAGGCAAATAGGCTGATATGCTGTCATTCATTACTTTAAAATAATTAGAATTCCCAATAAGGTTGATCCGAGATGCACTACTTCCTGGAGGTAATAAACCAGCATTGGCAATACTTGACATTGCATTGGTAAATTGAGGTTCTGCCCATTCTGATTCAATCATGAATGTACGATTAGTAATCATTTCATTAAATTGTTGCAATTGAGCCTGGGTAGCCACTTCTTTACTAGATGAACAAGATACCACAGCCAACAATATCCATATAGGTATTGCAAATCGTAATAAATGTGATGCTTTCATTATATTGCTATTTAAATTAAACTATGGTTTACTAATTTTACTACTTAAAATTAAGAAAAAGGTAGTAAATTTTAATTATAGAATTGTTAAACCTTAATAGGTAATCCTCCTTTTACGAGCTTCTATGTTCCAAGTGGTATTTACATTGTGCAGTTCGACTACGTGTAATTCCTCGTATAAGTTTACTGTTGGACATATATGGTAAGGAATACCATATAGTACATCTCCAACTTGAAGGCTATCCCAGTTTTCAACCTTCAGAACACCATGTTCTTCGCTTTGAGAGATAAATTCGTAATCCATAAGGTTCAAAAATTGGATTCTTTTATCAATGGAATTTTCAGAGGCGACTGCTTTATGTCCCATATCTACTGTGATAATTCCTTTTGTTGGTTTTGAAATAATTCTTGTGAAAACAACAACTGCAGCTTTGAATGGTTGTTCTGAAAGTATCTTTTCATAACCGGCATCCCAAAAAACACAAGTTCCGGGGCTACAAACTCTATCTTTTTCTAGTAAATGAGTAGAAAAAGAAGGTGTCCCTCCGGCTATTATTTCAACCTTAGGATAGTCATTTTTTATTTGTTTCCAAATTTCTTTAATAGCCCTCCACCCTTCTAAAATATTGCTTTTTCGGTCCTCAAAATCAGCATTTCTATGCTGTCCATCATATACATGTAACCCTCTAAAATAAAGATTTTTAGACTCCTTTATTTCATGTAACAATTCATCATTTATAAGCTCGGGTACTATTCCACTCCTATGCATTCCATTATTCACATCAAGGTAGAAACCTAGTAAGCGATTGGCAGCTTTAGCGTTTAATTCCTGTAGTGATTGTACATTGTCAATAAGGGTAAAAAAATGAGTGTTAGTATACCCCTTTCGTAGAGCCAAAAATCGATCTATTTTTGGGCCTACCAATTGATGCGAAATAAGTACTTCTTTAGCTCCTGATTGTGCCGCCAACTCTGCTTCTGCTATAGTAGCAGCCTTAAACCGTGTAATTCCTTTTGCAATCATTTCTGAAATCACCTTACCACTCTTATTGGTTTTCACATGAGGCATCAGTCTCGAGGGATCCATACCAACCATTTCCAATAAAGTATTTAGATTAAAGTCTAACCTATCCTTATATAATAAAAGTGAAGGAGAATCTATAGCAGACTCATTTGCAATTTCATACCATTCCATACAATACTCTCTTTATAGGTGCCTACAATCCATTTACTTTAACTTCCAACATACCATCTACGGTAATAAAGGCTAACATTGCCTGTGGAGTTAATTGTACTTTTTTAAATGCTAATTCACCTAGTTTCCCATTGATATATACTCCTTCGGTAGGTGAATAATTAGTAATATACTTCTTAATATTTTCTTTACCTTCTTCTAAATTGGGAGCTATGGAATACCGACATTGTTCTTGTAATTGCTTTAAAATATAATTACTAGCCATCCAATTTGCAGATTTAGTTAACACATTCTTAGTATCCAGTACATAATCTAGTTGATCAAAGAAGACCTCTTGAGTAACCTCGTTATATTGTGGATATCCAGATAAATAAATGGTTCCAGCAATACTGCCTTGTAAATCTAATGCAATGATCATTTTATTGCTTTTCTGCCAAATTTTCACATTGGAAACCGTCACTTTCTTACTTCCAGAACTAAAGGTATATCCATTAAAATTCTTAGTCATAATACGAGAAGCATCCTCATAGGTAGAAACAGCTACAATAGTAGCCGTAACACGTTCAGGCATTTCTTTTACAGGCTTGAGAATGATTTTATTTCTATCAAATTTTCGTTTAGGTTCATAACCTACCACAGTTTCCAATACACACTTCAAGCCCATCTGAAAGGAAATATTGCTTTTAGTAAGCTTGGCGTCAGTAGTGTACAATTCTGCTGGTACTACACGAAGCCAACTTTCATAAGTATCACTCATTTGAAAAGGAGTTGAAATCTGTTCAAGAGCATCTAATACAGAAGGTTTGAAATCAAGTGAAGTGGCAATAGCAGAATCAATATTATCTTCAATAACCGATTTAAAAAGTGCAATAGCTGGAGATACTACACTAGTAACAGGTACTTTCTGACCAAACAATGTCATGGTAGGATGTTCCTTCCACACCAATGATTTCAACGCTGTTTGTGTTTTTAAATTCCAATTCGACAATCCAACATTACTAACTAACGTTACGGTCCCATTCAAATCAAAATCACGAATATTATAGAGTGCAACACCCATAGCCGTTGTACCCAAACGATATTGAATATGAGCTTTAAGAGGAAATACCGTTTTGAGTTTACCATTATCATAGGTAATTTCTATCGGAGCTTGCTTCCATACCTTTAATCTTATATTGTCATCTTCAAAATCATCATCTTCATAAATAAGGCCTTGTAAGGAAGTATTTGTTACTTTTTCAAGGTCTTTTAGTTGTATGGAAACAGGAATGCTGATGTAGGAATGCGGATATTCAAAAGGTGTGATAGTGCCTGTAGAATCCGGTTCCGGAGCGAGGGTGGCTATTTTTTGTGATCCTGAGCAACCACTTAAGATGATCAGTAGTGTTAAAATTCCAAAAAAAGATAGCTTCATAAAAAACCTTGAATTAAGGACTAATCTTTTACCACTATCATATTAGCTCTATACCCGGTAGCCAACATCCATTGTTTGCCGGATATGAGCTTACCCGTGTCGTCATACACACGCAGTTCAGCTGTATTTGGTCCGGATGATCCCTGGTTAAGCGCTTCAAATTCAATAGTATTAAAACCAGGTTTCAACTCCACTTCAATACCTTTGAAGGAAGCATCTAAGAAAACATCTCCTGCAACCAATTGTTCGTTGACATAGACATTCACTCTATCTCCATCCACATACTGGTGATCCCTGTATACAATTTTAAGCTTAGAAGAATTACTTTTAAAATCGCCTAAGTATTGATTCCCTTTGATAGCAGAATAATCTTCCCCTTTCTGCATATTAGCTCCTGGCGTTCGTACATCCCATTTACGTTGAACCAAATCATTAGTTCCAGGAAATTGCAACTCTTTTTTAGGAAGTTCTAAAGGACTTGCCTTGGATTTATCAGATGGAAGAATTAAAAGACTTGAATTAGCCTTTGGGACAGCAGGAATAACTAAAGGAGTAACTTTTTTACTATCTTGAATCTTTTGCGTATACGCAGTAAATGTAAAAATAATGGCTAATACCAATGTAAAAGAAATCCTCATAGCTATTTCATTTTCCTAGCTAATGTACAAAAATCTTGCCAAAGCACTCAGCCAATAGAACGTTAAAAGTCAATCTCAAAACAAGTTTAGGTATAAAAAAACGCCGCAAAAGCGGCGTTTAAGTATCTTTTGAAGAATATTATTAATATTCTCCTGTACGATTCGCATCACGAGGCTCAGGCCATTTGATCTGCTCTCCAGTTCTTGGGCTAATTGGTAAAACAGCTCTATCTCTCGGGAACGTTTCAGGGTCTTCACTCGCCATATAGGTTAGAATAGCCGTTAGAATAGCATTGTTACGAACGTCATCAAAAATAATTTTATCATACGTATCGCGGTTTGTGTGCCATGTATAATTTCCATATGACCAGTTAAGTGAACTTAATGAAAATCCTGGTGCTCCTGCAGCAACAAATGATGCAAAATCAGAGCCTCCTGTACCTGGAATGCCAGGGAAAGTTGTTTCAATATGTTTACGAATATCTACAGGTACTGCTTGTAACCAACGTGTAATGAACTCATATGAATGTAAGAATCCTTGTCCATTAATATTAACAACTCGTCCAGTACCGTTATCTTGGTTAAACAATGCTTGCATATTGTTTACAACCTCTGGGTGATCCTTTACATAAGCACGCGATCCGTTAAGACCTTGCTCTTCCCCACCCCATAGTCCAACTATAATTGTACGTTTAGGATTAGGATATAATTTTTTAAGAATACGAGCAGCTTCCATCATAACAATGGTTCCAGTACCATTATCTGTGGCACCTGTTCCACCATCCCATGAATCAAAGTGAGCTGAAAGTATAATATACTCTTCTGGCTTTTCCGTACCTTTAATTTCAGCAATCGTATTAAAAGCAGGAGACATACCTGTATGCTTAGACTCTGCAGTTAATTTAATTTGAGGCTTGCTTCCACTTTCTGCAAGACGGTATAACATTCCATAATCCTCTAGAGAAATATCTATAGTAGGCACCTTTTTAGTACGCGCACTAAATACTTTATTTACTCCAAAACCTTGCGACCAATACGATTGAAAAATTGCTACTGCGCCATTATTTTCCAATACTTCAGGCAATGTACGGCTATTGTAACCTGTGTTTTCAATACGTTTCTCCCAAGCTTTGGTGGCAGCATCCTTATCTTCTTTCATTTTAGCAAGTGATTCCTCTGTAGCAAACTCTTTCCAGTTATACTCAGGTCTTCCACTAGGCTGATGCATTGATATTAATACAATTTTACCCTTTACAGTAGGTAACCACTTCGCAAATTCGGCAGCATTTGCAACTTCTGGAAGTACAATAACTTCAGCCTGAACACCTTTTTTAGGTGTAGCCGGACTCCAAGCCAATTGACGGCCCTCTAAAGAAACAACACGTGGAGAAACCATATCAATATGTGTAATTCCTCGCTCCCAGCCTTTCCACTGTCCATATTGCTCATTGTGCGCGTCTATACCCCATGACTGGAATTTAGAAACAGCCCAATCATGTGCTTGATTCATTTGTGGAGTACCGATTAATCGAGGACCTATTTGGTCCAATAATTCATGTGCTAATGATTCTAAATGTGAATTTTCGGTTGCTTCCTTTACCATGGCTTCAACCATTTTCTCCTTAGTTTGCGCTATTACAGCTACGCTACAAAGAAAAAATGAGGCCACTAAAAGTGATACAGGTTTTCTCATCAGTTAAATGGATTTTAGTTAAGAATTGATTACGTTTCAAATATAAGTTTTTCTCTTGCCGTGCACTTAAGTTTAACAAACCGTTAAGATTTACCTCTTTTCTTCAAAATTGCTTGAAAATTGTGCATGATTTGATTGTATCATACCGTCAGGTTGTTATATTTTTGCAACCGTTAATACTAAACTTTCAACATTGAAAAATTCAAAAGCTTTAAAGTTACTGGCTAAAATACAGGACGATTTATCTAGAAATGGAATTATCACCAATACATTGGTCGCAGATTTACAAGACTTAAGACCTTATGCTGTAGAAGACAAAAATCCACTTTTAGCAAAAACTATTCGTCTAACATTTGAACACATAGAAGCAAATCAGACTTTTGCAATTGCAATACCTGATGATGAACCAATTGAAGGTATTGAATTTACTGCAGCTAGTGAAGAAGTGGACGCTAAAGAGAGTTTAGCTTACCTACTTTCATTGTTTGCAGATCCAGATAAAAAATCAAACGCATTGGATTTAAGAGAGTATTGCAATGCTTTAATTGCCTATGCTGAGGAAAATTAATCTTTTTTAACGTAAAAAGATTAAAAGTGCGCCTAAGGCAGTTAATATTAAAATTATTTTTCTGAAATTCATCTCTTTAATACGTGAAACTAATTGTACCCCGGTAAATAATCCAATAACAAGGGCCGGCAGCAAGTAAAGATTCACGGTTAATGTATCCTTAGTGACGGTTTCCCAAACCCAAATGTGAAATGGTAATTTACACAGATTTGTGAGAAACAACAGCCAAGCTGTAGTACCAATAAAGTTGTTTTTGGGAAGCCGCATTGCTAAAAAGTACAAATTAGAAAAAGCCCCGGCCAGATTACCTATCATCGTAGCGAAACCGGCAGAAAGCCCCATAGTACCGGCAAATACAGGATGTGAAGGAATTGCCATTCCTTTTTGCCTGTCCCACCAAAACATGATGGCTACCGAAATGGCAATGATTACTGCCATTCCTTTTTTAAAGAGATCTTCAGAAATACTATTTCCTGTATAAACTCCTAAAAGTACACCAATGAGCATCCAAGGAAGAAGTTTGTAGAGATATTTCTTTTCAAGATATCGACGGTAATAACTTACTGCAAATACATCTCCAACCAATAACATAGGCATGAGGACGCCGGTAGATGGTTTACCGCCAAATACCAAGGCCATGATGGTAACAATCATAATCCCAATACCCTTTAATCCGGATTTGGAAATGCCTAATAAAAATGCGCCTAGATACGCGAGTATCCAACCAGTTGTAGTGATTTCTGTAACCATGATACGAATGTAAGGTGATTAGAGTTACCTACGATGTAAATGATTGTAAATT harbors:
- a CDS encoding alpha-ketoacid dehydrogenase subunit alpha/beta, producing MNTTIDLHTPLVFDHKNHTDVQLLTLYKTMLLPRLIEEKMLILLRQGKISKWFSGIGQEAISVGITNALESDEYILPMHRNLGVFTTRKIPLHRLFAQWQGKLSGFTKGRDRSFHFGTQEYHIIGMISHLGPQLGVADGIALANKLKKNGKVTAVFTGEGATSEGDFHEALNIAAVWDLPVLFCVENNGYGLSTPTNEQYRCQDIVDKGIGYGIEAHIIDGNNIIEVYSRVSELVADIRKNPRPILLEFKTFRMRGHEEASGTKYVPQELMDAWALKDPLRNYQEFLLKEGILSESYDLELHEQIKAEIDTHLQLAFEEEAIDAHESNELNDVYHPFNYEEFTADSEKENIRLIDAISQGLRQSMKRHENLVIMGQDIAQYGGVFKITEGFVSQFGNDRVRNTPICESGIVSTAMGLSINGMKAVVEMQFADFVSSGFNPIVNYLAKIHYRWNEKADVVVRMPCGAGVQAGPFHSQTNEAWFTKTPGLKVVYPAFPYDAKGLLATSINDPNPVLFFEHKALYRSIYQEVPKDYYTLPLGKAALLSEGNQITIITYGAGVHWALDTLKKFQDIKADLIDLRTLQPLDTETVFTSVRKTGKAIILHEDSLFGGIGSDLSALIMEQCFEHLDGPVIRVGSLETPIPFTKNLEDQYLPKHRFETALQKLMNY
- a CDS encoding universal stress protein, whose amino-acid sequence is MKRILLPTDFSENSWNAIQYAMELYKEDVCTFYLLNAYTPMLIEPVNPMGSTAVTKAMLDVVQKNAEEGLANMLKRIQETYVNTKHHFETICTYEFFLNAVIEALKKYEISLIVMGTKGASGLKEVFIGSNTAAVMAKTHCTVLVIPEHAVYTPPREIAFVTDYDHYYESEEIYELFHIVLKNDSTLSVMHSLDAYEELNEEQKEIKLFLGKVLKDIRHDFYTLTNVSLLMATRLFIESRKIDMLCMTAKQHNFFERIFGKPRVEEISFYIKIPFLVLNEVKK
- a CDS encoding zinc-dependent metalloprotease → MKKILITLALSVLLYPPTLEAQNKSKKSKKQPELTTQAPKKQSKFKTYREVIPSNAVTDQGLFKVHKVDAKYYFEVPNSLLNKDMLLVSRYAKLPADLGGGYVNAGSKTNEQLIVWERFQDKILIKVKNYSAVSNDSLPIHLSVKSNNYEPTLFAFDIATFSPDSSATVIDVTKFYGTDVKAISGLSASMRTTYKVRNLDDSRSFITSMKSFPQNIEVIQDFTFNATSPPSNADTETISIQMNQSMILLPENPMTPRFYDPRVGWFTVSHFDYGSEELKSDQKTFIRRWRLEPKDPEAYARGELVEPIKPIVYYLDPATPHKLRKYIKQGIEDWQKPFETAGFKNAIIAKDPPTKEEDPDFSPEDIRYSVVRYVASTTRNAMGPSVSDPRTGEIIESDIIWYHNHLRSYRNRYMLETGAANPSARTLQTSDEEIGEMMRMVIAHEVGHALGFPHNMAGSFAYPVDSYRNGEFTQEFGIAASIMDYARYNYIAQPGDKNIRFIRQMGPYDHYATNWGYRIIPNAKSPEEELKTLDKWIVEKANDPKYRFGGSSRFDPSSQTESIGNDPVMASTYGLKNLKYVAENLPKWTSDVTNNYDDLDELYGELLSVYGRFVGHVVTNIGGVYSITKTPSQGGLVYTPVDKEVQKKSMQWLHSNAFTTPDWLISNEILQNIDAAGYTETIRNLQSRPLNSILNFETIGRLIDAEALTTNSYKAMEMLSDVRKGIWKEAMQSQKVDVYRRNLQRAYIDRMGYLMTAELSQGRGVQYYYNVNQSDVRALVRAELKALQRQLTTAKGQTADTLTKYHYEDCIERINQLLEPK
- the trxA gene encoding thioredoxin, which encodes MSNFQSLIQSNKPVLIDFYAEWCGPCKMMSPILQETKATLGDSVSILKIDVDKNQALASQYQVRGVPTLMIFKDGKQLWRQSGVVQTNDLVKLLKQYV
- a CDS encoding universal stress protein, with translation MKTILLPTDFSENSWNAIVYALEMHKDEPCHFFVFNSYAPHMSAPSTAVSSARASEVIQEIAKKESAQGLETIMKRIKEYDTNPTHTFEIISSYDYIVSSIISAIEKYKVDMVVMGTKGASGLKEVMIGSTTANIIEKVKCPVIAVPENAVFKGLNEIAFATDFSFYYNEDNINLIKYYAKKQEATIRVVHVLTASKLSPEKEKVREYLDGLLNGVPKHYHYLTDVSVDVGMRVFSQSREIDLLCMVNKQRSFFERLFLKSSIGEVSFHTQTPLLVLHKKNN